A window from Candidatus Nitrospira neomarina encodes these proteins:
- a CDS encoding TIGR03545 family protein: MTKWIRWWGLGAFVVFAAIVCGVWIFFVDEWVKGAIESAGTKAVGAKVEVDAADLSLFPAGLSLTGLQVTNPKMPMTNAVEVATVTMNLDGLNLFRRKVIVEEMTVEGVRLDTPRTTSGAVQPVSDVSPEEESGMFSLALPALEVPDVKKILENEDLETLRLIEALKGDMQREQEAWESRLKNLPGKAQLAQYEERVKNLKKAGKGGLEGLLGGVGEVQALKQDIEQEIESLTGAKKDFEKTMALFRTRLKQIQTAPQRDIQHLKAKYNLSPQGLANMSQMLLGPQISSWVHQGAFWYARAKPLLEGARTVGGEDGPQVDKPLRGKGLDVHFMEANPLPDFLIRLTKVSIDLDLGELAGTVRNITTDQPTLGQPTTFAFSGDRLKGVQSVALEGALNHVEPADSKDQFMVQAKGYELTDLALSKDAKWPVTLTSGMSDINVNTELIGQALTVHGAGNLRGLHLSAGREDDPNPLTQALSSAVTDISQLSIQADVTGTLDQPDVTISSDLDRILQDAAGKMVNELAAKFGAELQTAISAKIAEPMQQLKKNLSGFERIAGELTERVTQHNEVLKSLLEKGLPKKGLKDLPGGFKLPF; the protein is encoded by the coding sequence ATGACGAAATGGATTCGGTGGTGGGGGCTTGGGGCATTTGTGGTGTTTGCGGCCATTGTGTGTGGTGTGTGGATATTTTTTGTGGATGAATGGGTGAAAGGTGCAATTGAAAGTGCGGGGACCAAAGCTGTGGGAGCCAAGGTGGAGGTCGATGCGGCCGATCTCAGCCTGTTTCCGGCAGGACTCTCCTTGACCGGACTGCAAGTGACAAATCCCAAGATGCCCATGACGAATGCGGTGGAAGTGGCCACGGTGACGATGAATCTAGACGGACTGAACCTGTTTCGAAGAAAAGTCATTGTTGAGGAAATGACTGTGGAAGGGGTTCGATTGGATACTCCCCGAACCACTTCCGGCGCCGTTCAGCCGGTCTCAGATGTGTCTCCTGAAGAGGAGTCCGGGATGTTTTCTCTTGCTCTTCCGGCTCTGGAAGTGCCTGACGTGAAAAAAATTTTGGAGAACGAAGATCTGGAAACTCTCCGGTTGATTGAAGCGCTGAAGGGGGATATGCAGCGGGAACAGGAAGCGTGGGAATCACGACTGAAGAATTTACCGGGAAAAGCTCAGCTGGCCCAATATGAGGAACGCGTAAAAAATTTAAAAAAAGCGGGGAAGGGTGGATTGGAAGGCTTGCTGGGAGGAGTTGGCGAAGTGCAAGCGTTGAAGCAGGATATTGAACAGGAAATTGAATCTCTCACAGGCGCCAAAAAGGATTTTGAAAAAACGATGGCGTTGTTCCGTACTCGGTTGAAGCAGATTCAAACCGCACCACAACGGGATATTCAACATCTCAAGGCTAAATATAATTTGTCTCCGCAAGGATTGGCCAATATGAGCCAAATGCTATTAGGACCTCAGATTAGTTCGTGGGTTCACCAGGGGGCGTTTTGGTATGCGCGAGCGAAACCGCTTCTGGAAGGAGCAAGGACCGTGGGTGGGGAGGATGGTCCTCAGGTGGACAAGCCTTTGCGGGGGAAGGGCCTGGATGTGCATTTCATGGAAGCGAATCCGCTCCCGGACTTTTTGATTCGTTTGACGAAGGTATCAATCGATTTAGACTTAGGGGAGTTGGCAGGGACTGTTCGCAATATCACCACCGATCAACCGACGTTGGGACAACCCACGACATTCGCTTTTTCCGGTGACCGGTTAAAAGGAGTCCAGTCTGTTGCATTGGAAGGGGCGCTCAACCACGTGGAGCCCGCCGATTCCAAGGATCAGTTTATGGTGCAGGCGAAAGGATATGAACTCACCGATCTCGCATTATCCAAAGATGCCAAATGGCCGGTTACCCTGACGAGCGGGATGAGCGATATCAATGTGAACACGGAACTCATAGGCCAGGCCTTGACGGTTCATGGCGCCGGGAATCTTCGTGGCCTTCACCTGTCTGCAGGAAGGGAGGATGATCCCAATCCTTTGACTCAAGCGCTCAGCTCTGCCGTGACTGATATTTCCCAGTTGTCTATTCAGGCCGATGTGACGGGGACATTGGACCAGCCTGATGTCACGATATCCTCCGACCTGGATCGTATTCTTCAGGATGCGGCCGGCAAGATGGTAAATGAATTGGCTGCGAAGTTTGGTGCTGAGCTTCAGACGGCCATCTCGGCGAAGATTGCAGAACCGATGCAACAACTCAAGAAAAATTTATCCGGGTTTGAACGAATTGCCGGTGAGTTGACGGAGCGGGTCACGCAGCATAATGAGGTGCTCAAGAGTCTTCTGGAAAAAGGTCTTCCCAAGAAAGGCCTAAAGGATCTTCCCGGCGGATTCAAACTTCCGTTTTAA
- a CDS encoding TIGR03546 family protein — MIKLLAKLLRVLNSETDPGQISLGLCFAMIVGLTPFMSLHNLFVVLLVLVLRVNLSAFLLGLALFTGIAYLLDPLFHRLGLAVLTAPSLADLWTSLYQSVWWRLEHFNNSIVMGSLVFSVAMFVPVLLLLNLLIRRYRQHVMAWVQKTRIMQMFKASKLYQTYETLSSWRPG, encoded by the coding sequence ATGATTAAGCTTCTTGCCAAACTGCTCCGCGTTCTGAATTCAGAAACCGATCCAGGGCAAATTTCTTTGGGATTGTGTTTTGCGATGATCGTGGGGCTCACCCCATTTATGAGCTTGCACAATCTCTTTGTGGTCCTGCTGGTATTGGTTCTGCGTGTGAATCTATCGGCTTTTCTGTTGGGGCTGGCGCTGTTTACGGGGATTGCCTATCTGCTTGATCCGCTCTTCCACCGGCTTGGGTTGGCTGTTCTGACCGCTCCGTCCCTGGCAGATCTTTGGACCTCTCTCTATCAATCGGTGTGGTGGCGACTGGAGCATTTCAATAATTCTATTGTGATGGGCAGCCTGGTGTTTTCCGTTGCGATGTTCGTTCCTGTTCTTCTGCTTTTGAACCTCCTGATACGTCGCTATCGCCAACATGTCATGGCCTGGGTTCAGAAAACACGGATCATGCAAATGTTTAAAGCCAGTAAGTTGTATCAGACCTATGAAACCCTTTCGTCATGGAGGCCAGGCTGA
- a CDS encoding ferredoxin--nitrite reductase yields MNKIEVLKGEKDGLDIKEDIARYAELGWEAIPDEDIQRLKWYGLFLRNPTPGYFMIRVRIPGGRTTSVQMRTLAHLANTFGNGVLDLTTRQQFQLRHMKIEHVPEVFRQMEEAGLCSLQTGMDNVRNIMTCPVAGLTPQEQLDATDLVKRLTEELVGHRAYSNLPRKFNMAITGCLDNCLHLETQDLALVPATVEGEGNAITGFNLLAGGKLGSGGYRIATPLDVFVTPREVVAVTGAILRVFRNHGCRDSRTTARLAFLLDDWGEERFRLEVQREVGWELSRAGTDVRKSSVNDHMGVYRQKQSGLNYVGLKIPVGRIQADDLHGIAGLADTYGTGELRLAANQAVIMPNVSDRVLGDLTEEPLLQRFVYNPTPVQKGLVSCVGSDYCNLAVIESKSRAVETAKRIEAMIGTEMKPITMHWSGCPAGCGNHLVADVGLLGKKVRIKGQIIEAVDIFVGGRSGPDPKPAIKLLEDVPCDTLAEVLSGILPYHSREKMHRTKAKTINKRSVSRRPIDPEKTTSKRNDTAATLLTSPSMN; encoded by the coding sequence ATGAATAAGATTGAAGTGCTCAAGGGGGAAAAAGACGGCTTGGACATCAAAGAGGATATTGCCCGATATGCCGAATTAGGGTGGGAGGCGATCCCGGATGAAGATATTCAACGGCTGAAATGGTATGGATTATTTTTGCGAAATCCCACGCCGGGATACTTCATGATTCGCGTGCGGATTCCAGGAGGAAGAACCACGTCGGTCCAGATGCGCACATTGGCGCACCTCGCGAACACCTTTGGAAACGGCGTGTTGGATCTGACAACCCGTCAGCAGTTTCAATTACGCCATATGAAGATTGAGCATGTACCGGAAGTGTTTCGTCAAATGGAAGAGGCGGGCTTGTGCTCGTTGCAAACCGGCATGGATAACGTCCGCAACATCATGACGTGTCCCGTAGCCGGGTTGACGCCGCAAGAACAACTGGACGCCACGGATCTGGTCAAGCGGCTCACAGAAGAATTGGTAGGGCATCGGGCCTATTCGAATCTTCCCAGAAAATTTAACATGGCGATTACCGGCTGCCTTGACAATTGTTTACATCTTGAAACACAAGATCTGGCTCTGGTGCCCGCGACGGTCGAGGGGGAGGGCAACGCGATCACCGGATTTAATCTGTTGGCCGGAGGCAAACTTGGATCCGGCGGGTACCGCATTGCCACCCCACTTGACGTGTTCGTAACTCCCCGGGAAGTCGTGGCGGTGACAGGAGCCATCCTTCGCGTCTTTCGGAATCATGGATGCCGGGACTCCCGCACCACTGCCAGACTGGCGTTTTTGTTGGATGACTGGGGCGAAGAGCGGTTTCGTCTGGAAGTTCAGCGGGAAGTGGGATGGGAATTATCACGAGCGGGGACCGATGTACGGAAGTCGTCCGTCAACGATCATATGGGTGTCTATCGGCAAAAGCAGTCAGGCTTAAACTATGTGGGGCTTAAAATTCCCGTCGGCCGGATTCAGGCGGATGATTTACACGGAATAGCCGGTCTGGCTGATACCTACGGTACCGGGGAACTCCGCCTGGCAGCCAATCAAGCGGTCATCATGCCCAACGTTTCGGACCGCGTGTTGGGAGACCTGACGGAGGAGCCTTTATTACAACGCTTTGTTTACAATCCCACACCGGTACAAAAGGGCCTGGTCAGTTGCGTGGGGAGCGACTACTGCAACCTCGCCGTGATCGAATCGAAAAGTCGGGCGGTGGAAACCGCCAAACGCATTGAAGCGATGATCGGCACGGAGATGAAGCCCATCACCATGCACTGGTCGGGATGTCCGGCAGGCTGCGGAAATCACCTTGTAGCCGATGTCGGTTTGTTGGGGAAAAAGGTCAGAATTAAAGGTCAGATTATCGAGGCCGTGGATATTTTTGTCGGTGGCCGTTCCGGCCCCGATCCCAAGCCTGCCATCAAATTATTAGAGGATGTCCCGTGCGATACCCTGGCGGAGGTCCTAAGCGGAATTCTTCCGTACCACTCTCGAGAGAAAATGCATCGTACAAAGGCCAAAACCATCAATAAGCGTAGCGTATCTCGGCGGCCCATTGATCCAGAAAAGACAACAAGCAAAAGGAACGACACCGCGGCTACGTTACTTACCTCACCAAGTATGAATTAA
- a CDS encoding formate/nitrite transporter family protein — protein MHTVDVERMVQLAERKVGYFRSNPIGYLVLSALAGIYLGFGICLIFSVGAPFWAGGSAGLKLVMGVSFGIALTLVIFAGSELFTGNNMVCALGALAKAITMKEVGLIFFWSFVGNLAGSLGLAWLVAYSGVVGKAPQSDLLLHVASLKMNLSMGELFIRGILCNWLVCLAVWSAARTTNDAAKIMLIFWCLFAFIGSGFEHSIANQSLLGIALFLPHGPEVSWAGFFWNQMWVVSGNIVGGVVFMGGAYWIISPVRGWIRNTERIVEGVAPESSRPIHLPAEGKILSQPLAVRRN, from the coding sequence ATGCATACGGTGGATGTCGAACGGATGGTTCAACTGGCAGAAAGAAAAGTGGGGTACTTCCGAAGCAATCCCATCGGATACCTCGTCTTATCCGCCCTGGCCGGCATTTATCTCGGGTTTGGAATTTGTTTGATTTTTAGTGTCGGAGCTCCATTCTGGGCCGGAGGTTCTGCCGGGTTGAAACTTGTGATGGGCGTGTCATTTGGCATTGCGCTCACCCTCGTCATTTTTGCGGGATCGGAGCTATTTACCGGAAACAATATGGTGTGTGCCCTTGGTGCCCTGGCGAAAGCCATCACGATGAAAGAGGTCGGGCTGATTTTTTTCTGGTCGTTTGTGGGTAATCTCGCCGGATCATTGGGATTGGCCTGGTTGGTCGCGTATTCAGGGGTGGTGGGAAAGGCCCCGCAAAGCGATCTATTGCTGCACGTGGCATCCCTTAAAATGAATCTATCGATGGGGGAACTGTTCATTCGGGGGATTCTTTGCAACTGGCTTGTGTGTTTGGCGGTGTGGTCGGCTGCCCGCACGACCAATGATGCCGCCAAGATCATGCTGATTTTTTGGTGCCTCTTCGCGTTCATCGGAAGCGGGTTTGAACACAGCATTGCGAATCAATCGCTCTTAGGAATCGCCTTATTCCTTCCCCATGGTCCGGAGGTTTCCTGGGCCGGGTTTTTCTGGAATCAGATGTGGGTGGTATCCGGAAATATCGTCGGTGGGGTCGTGTTTATGGGAGGTGCTTATTGGATCATCAGTCCTGTGCGTGGGTGGATCAGGAACACAGAAAGGATTGTGGAAGGTGTGGCGCCTGAATCGTCACGGCCCATACATCTACCAGCAGAGGGGAAAATATTGTCTCAGCCCCTAGCTGTTCGGAGAAATTAG
- a CDS encoding MerR family transcriptional regulator: MALYRIQRFSKLTGISTHVIRAWEKRYGLVDPTRGANRYRLYKDEDVRLFRYLKSQVDQGMSIGQLAETGRETLLRLAQQDWVRSAAETPHSEGLISELIQAIQEGNRLIFQRKLNGALAVIPFEEALHRFLLPLQERVGQLWHDGVMGVAQEHFVSNQVKQKIFSALNQFQLSEGDPHVVVACPAQEWHEISAMTAAYLCAVRGCRVHYLGANLPIPELAKFCEQFRPSYVLLSLTVDRTLTEARMMVKELTSLVKPLAPIGVGGQFAQAHSSLFLNEKITVFSDMSSLDAFVHSLPH; the protein is encoded by the coding sequence ATGGCACTGTATAGAATTCAACGATTTTCAAAACTTACGGGAATTTCGACACATGTGATACGTGCTTGGGAAAAACGTTATGGTTTAGTAGATCCAACTAGGGGAGCCAATCGCTATAGGCTCTACAAGGATGAAGATGTTCGACTGTTCAGATACCTGAAATCACAAGTCGATCAGGGGATGAGTATCGGGCAACTGGCAGAGACCGGCCGGGAAACACTCCTCAGGCTAGCTCAACAGGACTGGGTGAGATCCGCGGCTGAGACACCGCATTCCGAGGGCCTCATCTCCGAATTGATTCAGGCGATCCAGGAGGGAAATCGGCTCATCTTTCAGCGAAAACTGAATGGCGCATTGGCTGTCATCCCGTTTGAGGAAGCGTTGCACCGATTCCTGCTTCCTCTACAGGAGAGGGTGGGCCAGCTATGGCATGACGGCGTGATGGGGGTCGCCCAAGAGCACTTCGTCTCAAACCAGGTCAAGCAGAAAATCTTTTCGGCCCTGAATCAATTTCAATTATCAGAGGGAGATCCGCATGTGGTTGTGGCTTGTCCGGCCCAGGAGTGGCACGAGATTTCGGCCATGACGGCAGCCTACCTCTGCGCGGTGCGTGGATGTCGCGTACACTATTTAGGGGCCAATCTTCCGATTCCCGAACTGGCGAAATTCTGTGAACAGTTCCGCCCATCGTATGTTCTCCTTTCCCTGACGGTTGACCGTACCCTCACGGAGGCCAGGATGATGGTCAAGGAATTAACTTCACTCGTTAAACCCCTCGCACCCATTGGCGTAGGCGGACAATTTGCGCAAGCCCATTCCTCTCTCTTTTTGAATGAAAAAATCACGGTCTTTTCAGACATGTCATCCCTTGATGCCTTCGTACACTCTCTTCCTCACTAA
- a CDS encoding c-type cytochrome: MPKGWWNDSVVLSEGRLLYQGVTKPFVNCAKCHGRDGKPTKRGAPDLTDPRRVRRFSDSYWFWRIEEGIPMTTMEGWSKKLSDQEIWKIIAYQRNFALRGQVYNPATDKWEDPEAQQTPGASPDNSK, translated from the coding sequence ATGCCAAAAGGATGGTGGAATGACTCAGTGGTTTTGTCGGAAGGTCGCCTACTGTATCAGGGTGTAACGAAACCATTCGTGAATTGTGCGAAATGTCACGGGAGGGATGGGAAACCCACCAAGAGAGGTGCCCCTGATCTCACTGATCCTAGAAGAGTCAGGAGATTTTCCGATTCCTACTGGTTTTGGCGCATCGAAGAGGGAATTCCCATGACTACCATGGAGGGCTGGTCCAAAAAGTTATCTGATCAGGAGATCTGGAAGATTATTGCCTATCAACGGAACTTTGCACTCAGGGGGCAGGTCTATAATCCTGCAACCGACAAATGGGAGGATCCTGAGGCCCAGCAGACACCCGGTGCCAGCCCGGATAACTCAAAATGA
- a CDS encoding SUMF1/EgtB/PvdO family nonheme iron enzyme → MKFKNSLAETRKVGDQLKIRLFASALIVPAVLMSFGSVLANEMVHIPSGKFIMGIDKVMPTSAKGGKLRPWSAEAFHDEGPAHQVELGSYMINKYEVSNGEYKEFMKATNHPAPAYWDDPRLNKPNQPVVGVNYNDATAFCEWKGARLPTEAEWENAARGPQGLRYPWGDQLDPKLANFGRNQPSTMPVDSLPEAASPYGLHHMAGNAFEWVYDWYDPRFYEKGPFTVNTTGPEKPVWLGGTGLYVDRLTTGEKRVIRGGSWNAPGTSVTTTHRFWNQPMNNSYGVGLGFRCAKTATKEPEQYVQYHFMHALISMGEEKWKDALDSIEKALQEDPDNAEYKATREVIKKQM, encoded by the coding sequence ATGAAGTTCAAAAACTCACTCGCTGAAACAAGAAAAGTCGGCGATCAACTCAAAATTCGATTGTTCGCATCCGCACTCATCGTTCCGGCCGTTCTCATGTCATTCGGGTCTGTGCTCGCCAACGAGATGGTCCATATTCCATCCGGCAAATTCATAATGGGAATCGATAAGGTCATGCCAACTTCGGCCAAGGGTGGGAAGTTAAGACCCTGGTCTGCGGAAGCTTTCCATGATGAAGGTCCTGCACACCAGGTTGAGTTGGGCTCTTATATGATCAACAAATATGAAGTGTCCAATGGCGAGTACAAGGAATTCATGAAGGCCACCAATCATCCTGCGCCCGCCTACTGGGACGACCCTCGTCTCAACAAGCCTAATCAGCCAGTAGTGGGAGTCAATTATAATGATGCAACGGCCTTCTGTGAATGGAAGGGGGCACGCCTGCCCACCGAGGCCGAGTGGGAAAATGCAGCACGTGGGCCGCAGGGACTCAGGTATCCGTGGGGAGACCAGCTCGACCCCAAGCTCGCCAATTTCGGAAGGAATCAACCTTCCACCATGCCGGTCGACTCTCTCCCTGAAGCAGCCAGTCCCTATGGGCTCCATCATATGGCCGGGAATGCTTTCGAGTGGGTCTATGATTGGTATGATCCCCGGTTTTATGAGAAGGGCCCATTCACCGTGAATACGACGGGTCCCGAAAAACCGGTATGGCTCGGGGGAACCGGTCTGTATGTTGATCGGCTCACGACCGGTGAAAAGAGAGTGATCCGCGGCGGGTCTTGGAATGCCCCAGGCACGAGTGTCACCACCACGCATCGGTTTTGGAATCAACCTATGAACAACAGCTACGGCGTGGGCCTGGGATTCCGGTGTGCCAAAACAGCCACCAAAGAACCGGAGCAGTACGTGCAATATCACTTCATGCATGCTCTGATCAGCATGGGAGAAGAAAAGTGGAAGGATGCACTTGATTCAATAGAGAAAGCCCTCCAGGAGGACCCGGATAATGCGGAGTACAAGGCCACCCGAGAGGTCATCAAGAAGCAGATGTAA
- a CDS encoding formylglycine-generating enzyme family protein yields MVLLSLLVFLLSIGLAQPSWALHLEELWDYAPMIKIPKGPFLRGSLPESGRLDEFPQREIYLDEFFIDKYEVTNHQYTEFLVATGHREPLNVYGEVSLSQEEGIDHLPVVQVNWNDAEDYCIWIGKRLPTEAEWEKAARGTDGRTYPWGNSPPTKDLANYDREWDDGNALQLIGTFPGGASPYGVQNMAGNVREWVKDWYAEDYYKESPDRNPKGPGSGILKVVRGGSWHSLEADIRTAARGKGGFALKTHGVGFRCARDVKSPEAH; encoded by the coding sequence ATGGTCTTGCTGTCCTTATTGGTATTCCTGTTGTCCATAGGGTTGGCACAACCCTCATGGGCACTTCATCTCGAAGAACTATGGGATTACGCGCCGATGATCAAGATTCCGAAGGGTCCATTTCTCCGCGGAAGCCTTCCGGAATCAGGTCGATTGGACGAATTCCCACAAAGGGAAATTTATCTGGATGAATTTTTCATCGACAAGTACGAGGTCACCAATCATCAATATACAGAGTTTTTGGTGGCAACGGGGCATAGGGAGCCGTTGAATGTGTATGGGGAGGTCTCTCTAAGCCAGGAAGAGGGGATCGATCATTTGCCGGTCGTACAAGTGAACTGGAATGACGCTGAGGATTACTGCATATGGATAGGGAAACGTCTTCCAACCGAAGCAGAGTGGGAAAAGGCGGCCCGCGGAACTGATGGGCGGACCTATCCATGGGGGAACTCCCCTCCCACGAAAGATCTTGCGAACTATGATCGGGAATGGGATGACGGAAATGCACTGCAATTGATCGGGACTTTTCCAGGTGGGGCATCACCGTATGGTGTGCAAAACATGGCCGGAAACGTCAGGGAGTGGGTAAAGGATTGGTACGCCGAGGACTACTACAAAGAATCCCCAGATCGAAATCCCAAAGGTCCGGGCTCAGGAATTTTGAAGGTCGTTCGTGGTGGATCCTGGCATAGTTTGGAGGCCGATATCAGGACGGCCGCCAGAGGGAAGGGAGGGTTTGCTCTGAAAACTCATGGAGTGGGCTTTCGATGTGCCAGGGATGTCAAATCACCTGAGGCTCATTAA
- a CDS encoding TIGR01777 family oxidoreductase gives MKFVIAGGTGFIGQEVCRVMINEGHSLIILTRHAGNYSASATPQRHFVQWDGVTQGSWVQECDGADAVINLSGAPIADSRWTDKRKHELIDSRVQPTQALLQAIPSWKNKPHTFISASGVGFYGARGEEELNESSPPGKGFLSDLCQVWENTAMEAEALGLRVIPIRFGMVLGPDGGALSKMSLPFRLFLGGPVLPGTQYVSWIHRNDLARLILFVITRSTLIGPVNGVAPETVTMRDFCTTLGQSMNRPSWFPVPEFMLEVALGELATMLTTGQRVHPQKALKSGFSYSYPTLQDALQSIFGKPSSQAT, from the coding sequence ATGAAATTTGTCATTGCCGGTGGAACAGGATTTATCGGACAAGAGGTTTGCCGGGTGATGATTAATGAAGGGCATTCCCTAATCATTCTCACCCGCCATGCAGGGAATTACAGCGCGTCTGCCACCCCACAGCGTCATTTCGTCCAGTGGGACGGCGTAACTCAGGGGTCATGGGTACAGGAATGCGATGGCGCAGATGCCGTCATCAATCTATCCGGTGCACCAATTGCGGATTCCCGTTGGACGGACAAGCGAAAACACGAGCTTATTGACAGCCGGGTTCAGCCGACTCAAGCCTTGCTTCAAGCCATCCCAAGCTGGAAAAACAAACCACACACCTTTATTTCCGCATCAGGAGTCGGCTTCTATGGAGCCAGAGGTGAAGAAGAGCTCAATGAATCTTCTCCTCCTGGCAAAGGCTTTCTTTCAGATCTTTGTCAGGTTTGGGAAAATACGGCCATGGAAGCCGAAGCCCTGGGTCTTCGGGTTATTCCAATCCGATTCGGAATGGTCTTAGGGCCGGACGGGGGAGCCCTATCGAAAATGTCTTTGCCCTTTCGCTTGTTTCTGGGCGGTCCCGTTTTACCAGGAACGCAATATGTTTCGTGGATCCACCGGAATGATCTTGCCCGTCTCATTCTTTTTGTGATCACCCGCTCTACGCTGATCGGACCGGTCAATGGAGTCGCCCCCGAAACAGTCACCATGCGCGACTTTTGTACGACATTGGGGCAATCCATGAACCGTCCATCCTGGTTCCCCGTTCCGGAATTTATGTTGGAAGTCGCCCTGGGAGAGCTTGCCACGATGTTGACGACCGGCCAACGCGTTCATCCGCAAAAAGCCCTGAAGAGTGGATTTTCTTATTCCTATCCCACCCTCCAGGACGCGTTACAATCAATATTTGGCAAACCATCATCTCAAGCAACATAG
- a CDS encoding redoxin family protein, whose protein sequence is MNITDKKQSLWLLFIMLCFPGLTAGLVIISGGSSVLGAPLLLEKGSLIPSVTVIGKDGEAISLDTLKGKVTLISIVPQLNTPVCDEQTHRFSERNGGLDQLMSFVTLSTNTYKDQQEFSDKADIHNMTFLSDAPDYHFGTHTGLLLKDLSILHRAVLVLDTQGIIRYVEMVPMGQLPDFDQALQVSRSLLANVS, encoded by the coding sequence ATGAACATCACAGATAAAAAACAATCACTTTGGTTACTCTTTATCATGCTGTGTTTTCCAGGTTTGACTGCCGGATTGGTTATTATTTCCGGAGGATCCTCCGTCTTGGGAGCGCCTCTCTTATTAGAGAAAGGCAGCCTCATCCCTTCTGTGACCGTTATCGGAAAAGATGGAGAGGCCATTTCCCTCGATACTCTCAAGGGAAAAGTGACGTTAATCAGTATTGTGCCACAGCTGAATACTCCGGTGTGCGATGAACAGACTCACCGGTTCAGTGAACGCAATGGAGGCTTGGATCAATTAATGTCATTTGTCACCCTGAGTACGAATACCTATAAGGATCAACAGGAATTTTCGGATAAGGCGGATATTCATAATATGACATTTTTATCGGACGCTCCTGATTATCACTTCGGCACACATACAGGTCTGCTGCTAAAAGATCTGAGCATCCTTCATCGCGCCGTGCTCGTGCTGGATACTCAGGGGATTATTCGATATGTTGAAATGGTACCCATGGGACAGCTGCCTGATTTCGACCAGGCCTTGCAGGTGTCCCGAAGCCTGCTGGCCAATGTTTCTTAA
- a CDS encoding DUF4149 domain-containing protein has product MTEHILIFFNLLASAVLVGKIVFLSFVTAPVLSRTLDADAFARVVRSLFPPYYGLGMLSAAVGWFTSLALGFFHGFGPVVLIPATLWLGILAIEQYCRTPLIAQINELSDQLKAKQLKGISTPLLQRQRDGLHRRSVQLNSLVLLMGLCVLGFSGLSSSLP; this is encoded by the coding sequence ATGACTGAACACATTCTCATTTTTTTTAATTTGTTGGCCAGTGCCGTGTTGGTCGGGAAAATTGTCTTTCTTTCCTTTGTCACAGCACCCGTGCTTTCCCGGACGCTGGATGCCGATGCTTTTGCACGAGTCGTGCGAAGTCTGTTTCCTCCCTACTACGGATTGGGAATGCTCAGTGCCGCCGTTGGATGGTTCACCAGCCTCGCCCTGGGTTTTTTTCATGGATTCGGACCCGTGGTACTTATACCCGCTACGTTGTGGTTGGGAATACTCGCGATCGAGCAGTATTGCCGAACTCCTCTGATTGCCCAGATTAATGAACTCAGCGATCAGCTCAAGGCCAAACAACTCAAAGGGATTTCCACACCTCTCCTTCAACGACAAAGAGATGGCCTCCATCGGCGTTCCGTGCAATTAAATTCTCTTGTGCTGCTCATGGGTTTGTGTGTTCTCGGTTTTTCCGGTCTGTCATCCTCACTGCCATAA
- a CDS encoding PDZ domain-containing protein yields MLIRLPFNTYASRCLNILGAVVLSAVVCTPWALGEDVRSIDSAAPTNPHASPPGPNTPPPSGIVGLALHITAGRIGEPARLIIRAVHPSGPAARAGLNHGEEILTVDGVPVAGKTYQEAVGLIRGEIGSSVSLGLTGPQGEHTVSLVRISESILMEQTPQVM; encoded by the coding sequence ATGCTGATACGCTTACCCTTCAATACCTATGCAAGTCGGTGTCTCAACATTTTAGGAGCCGTGGTCCTTTCAGCGGTGGTATGCACGCCATGGGCCTTGGGTGAGGATGTCCGCTCTATTGATTCAGCGGCTCCCACCAATCCTCATGCCAGTCCTCCAGGCCCCAACACACCCCCTCCCTCGGGGATTGTGGGACTTGCCTTGCATATCACAGCCGGTCGAATTGGAGAACCCGCTCGATTGATCATTCGCGCCGTGCATCCGTCCGGACCCGCCGCACGGGCCGGACTGAATCATGGGGAGGAAATTCTGACCGTCGACGGGGTCCCCGTGGCCGGGAAAACCTATCAGGAAGCGGTCGGGCTCATCCGTGGAGAAATAGGAAGCAGCGTAAGCCTTGGACTCACGGGACCGCAAGGTGAACACACGGTCAGTCTGGTCCGAATCAGCGAATCGATCTTAATGGAGCAAACACCTCAGGTCATGTGA